A window from Salvia miltiorrhiza cultivar Shanhuang (shh) chromosome 2, IMPLAD_Smil_shh, whole genome shotgun sequence encodes these proteins:
- the LOC131011398 gene encoding uncharacterized protein LOC131011398, which yields MEFLLGDEQMLVALVFMLQKIKKCNSWILMSSYMNSLSVNRVLLLNSKECGFRGSFPTYSRLALRLINVSLCSRCMHIPSVPKSPLSFDSQLQMSLHLHLLLDSVSLFLTFRFVVVKVMKG from the exons ATGGAGTTCTTACTCGGGGATGAGCAGATGCTTGTTGCTTTAGTTTTTATGCTGcaaaagattaagaaatgtaacAGTTGGATAT TGATGAGCTCATACATGAATTCACTCAG TGTGAATCGAGTGCTTTTGCTCAATTCAAAAGAGTGTGGCTTTCGAGGAAGTTTTCCAACATATTCAAGGCTAGCCCTTCGACTAATCAATGTTTCTTTATGCAGTCGTTGTATGCACATTCCATCA GTACCAAAATCTCCCTTGAGCTTCGATTCTCAACTGCAAATGTCTCTGCACCTCCATCTGCTGCTGGATAGTGTTTCCCTATTTCTGACCTTCCGATTTGTCGTGGTTAAAG TTATGAAGGGATAG